In Hasllibacter sp. MH4015, the following proteins share a genomic window:
- a CDS encoding MurR/RpiR family transcriptional regulator yields MSKPLRDRLNEALQTASKADRAIANYMLSDMASLPFETAASLATKVAVSEPTVGRFCRSIGYDGFKDLKKNLKNDMGDQPWLIGDRLRDLRERTKAGEDQLSRGLELEMAALVAVYEAAHSPDFQRTVARLATARKVFAAGFQTERGMAQIFVNQLQYLRDDVHLMDSGSGNFAELLAMDGDDAALVIFEARRYSRHAQMLAEDAKAAGIPVTLITDPYCDWGHAVSDEMFVVPTAVNLFWESTAQMASLANLLVNGVFLELGPEVEARMNTFAQLYGRFTGHVGDAAVSRAEGRRTT; encoded by the coding sequence ATGTCCAAACCCTTGCGCGATCGCCTGAATGAGGCTTTGCAAACCGCCTCCAAGGCGGACCGCGCGATTGCGAATTACATGCTGTCGGATATGGCCAGCCTCCCGTTCGAGACGGCGGCCAGCCTCGCAACCAAGGTCGCGGTCAGCGAACCGACCGTGGGCCGTTTTTGCCGGTCCATCGGCTATGACGGGTTCAAGGACCTCAAGAAGAACCTCAAGAATGACATGGGCGATCAGCCGTGGCTGATCGGCGACCGGTTGCGCGACCTGCGGGAACGGACGAAGGCGGGCGAAGATCAGCTGTCACGCGGGCTGGAGCTGGAAATGGCTGCGCTCGTGGCCGTTTACGAGGCCGCCCATAGCCCTGACTTTCAACGCACCGTTGCGCGGCTGGCCACGGCCAGGAAAGTCTTCGCCGCCGGGTTCCAGACCGAACGCGGCATGGCACAGATTTTCGTCAATCAGTTGCAGTACCTGCGCGACGACGTGCACCTGATGGATTCGGGAAGCGGCAACTTCGCTGAGCTTCTGGCGATGGATGGCGATGACGCCGCACTCGTGATCTTCGAGGCGCGCCGCTATTCCCGCCACGCCCAGATGCTGGCCGAAGACGCCAAGGCCGCTGGCATCCCCGTCACACTCATCACCGACCCCTATTGCGATTGGGGTCATGCCGTATCTGACGAGATGTTCGTCGTACCCACGGCGGTCAACCTGTTCTGGGAATCGACCGCCCAGATGGCGAGCCTCGCCAATCTGCTGGTCAACGGCGTGTTTCTGGAACTCGGCCCTGAGGTCGAGGCGCGGATGAACACATTTGCCCAACTCTACGGACGCTTCACCGGCCATGTCGGCGACGCGGCCGTTTCGCGCGCGGAGGGCCGCCGCACCACCTAA
- a CDS encoding FAD-binding oxidoreductase has translation MIHDFLVIGGGISGASAAYELAAAASVLVLEAESSPGYHSTGRSAALFTRNYGGPVVRKINAASAPFFASPPDGFCETPLLTPRGALTVADAESLDHLPAILALSEPGEDVIEITPEAALDLAPYLRPDRIAGAVFEANVADIDVAGLHQGYLKGIRQRGGTIVTAAAALGLVHNAGVWEVRTREQTFRARTIVNAAGAWADEIGTLAGAQGIGLVPMRRTGIIIDAPDGLDLAASPAVDFVASGAYIKPDAGKLMASPGDATPTIAQDVRPEELDIAQLAHWIETETLIPVRRISHSWAGLRSFVADEAPVVGFDSRVPDFFWLAAQGGYGIMMAPALARLAAGILLGRGGDGADFDSDAISPGRLRA, from the coding sequence ATGATCCATGATTTTCTCGTGATCGGAGGGGGGATTTCCGGGGCGTCGGCGGCCTACGAGCTTGCCGCTGCGGCCTCCGTTCTGGTGTTGGAGGCCGAGTCCTCCCCGGGCTATCACAGCACCGGTCGATCGGCCGCGCTTTTCACGCGGAATTACGGCGGCCCGGTCGTGCGGAAGATCAATGCTGCAAGCGCGCCCTTCTTCGCGTCGCCGCCCGATGGTTTTTGCGAGACCCCGCTCCTGACGCCGCGCGGCGCATTGACCGTCGCAGACGCGGAGAGCCTGGATCACCTACCTGCCATTCTGGCCCTCTCAGAACCGGGCGAAGACGTGATCGAGATCACGCCGGAGGCCGCGCTGGACCTGGCACCCTATCTGCGGCCCGACCGGATCGCCGGCGCGGTTTTTGAGGCAAACGTGGCTGATATCGACGTGGCGGGCCTCCACCAGGGCTATCTCAAGGGCATCCGGCAGCGTGGTGGGACCATCGTGACCGCTGCCGCCGCTCTTGGCCTCGTTCACAATGCCGGCGTTTGGGAGGTCCGAACAAGAGAGCAGACTTTCCGCGCCAGGACGATCGTGAACGCCGCGGGGGCTTGGGCCGACGAAATCGGCACCCTGGCCGGAGCGCAAGGGATCGGCCTGGTGCCGATGCGCCGCACGGGCATCATCATCGACGCGCCCGACGGGCTCGACCTTGCCGCCAGCCCGGCCGTCGATTTCGTGGCGTCTGGCGCCTATATCAAACCCGATGCGGGCAAGTTGATGGCATCGCCCGGAGACGCAACGCCGACGATCGCGCAGGACGTGCGCCCGGAGGAGCTCGACATCGCGCAGCTCGCCCATTGGATCGAAACCGAAACGCTGATCCCGGTGCGCCGGATCTCGCATTCCTGGGCCGGGTTGCGAAGTTTCGTGGCCGACGAAGCCCCGGTCGTGGGGTTCGACAGCCGGGTCCCGGATTTCTTTTGGCTCGCGGCCCAGGGCGGTTACGGGATCATGATGGCGCCCGCGCTTGCCCGGCTTGCCGCCGGGATTTTACTGGGGCGGGGGGGCGATGGCGCCGATTTCGACAGCGACGCGATTTCGCCGGGTCGGT
- a CDS encoding ABC transporter permease, which produces MILRYTFQRLLMLIPVSFSISVVIFMIVYLLPGDPIDNLLRVGSSEEDRAELIARYGLDRNLIVQYFVWIGNMFQGEFGQAIVLRRPVADLVAQNLPYSLTLGGLAFLFSSTVGMALGTISAIVRHPVLDRFMRGFILLGSTVPGFWLALLLILLFSVNLGWFPVSGAGGWKSLVLPVLTIGFGGVALVARVTRVALLDAQREDFVTLLHAKGLSSRTILFRHLMPHALLPVVTILALRIGWILGGAVTVEFVFGRPGLGSLLIRALGQRDYPVVQACLLMLALAVMLGTLIGDVAQASMDPRIRERKA; this is translated from the coding sequence ATGATCCTCAGATACACGTTCCAACGTTTGCTGATGCTGATCCCGGTGTCATTCTCGATCTCGGTGGTGATCTTCATGATCGTCTACCTGCTGCCGGGTGATCCCATCGACAACCTGCTGCGGGTGGGATCATCCGAGGAGGATCGGGCCGAGTTGATTGCCCGCTACGGCCTCGACCGGAACCTGATCGTTCAATACTTCGTCTGGATCGGGAACATGTTCCAAGGTGAGTTCGGGCAGGCCATCGTGCTGCGCCGCCCGGTTGCCGATCTGGTGGCGCAGAACCTGCCCTACAGCCTGACGCTCGGCGGGCTGGCCTTCCTCTTCTCCTCCACGGTCGGCATGGCGCTTGGAACGATTTCCGCCATCGTTCGCCATCCGGTACTGGATCGGTTCATGCGCGGCTTCATCCTGCTTGGCTCCACCGTACCGGGCTTCTGGCTCGCGCTTCTGCTGATATTGCTGTTTTCCGTCAATCTGGGCTGGTTCCCGGTCTCTGGTGCGGGCGGGTGGAAATCGCTGGTGCTGCCGGTGCTGACCATCGGTTTTGGCGGCGTGGCGCTTGTCGCTCGGGTGACGCGGGTCGCGCTTCTGGACGCGCAGCGGGAGGATTTCGTGACGCTGCTCCATGCCAAGGGCCTCTCTTCCCGCACGATCCTGTTCCGCCACCTGATGCCCCATGCGTTGCTGCCCGTCGTCACGATCCTGGCCCTGCGCATCGGCTGGATCCTAGGCGGGGCCGTCACGGTGGAATTTGTCTTTGGCCGCCCCGGGCTTGGCTCGCTTCTGATCCGCGCCTTGGGCCAGCGCGATTACCCGGTGGTGCAGGCCTGCCTGCTGATGCTGGCATTGGCCGTCATGCTTGGAACGCTAATCGGCGACGTGGCCCAAGCTTCCATGGACCCCCGAATTCGTGAGAGAAAAGCATGA
- a CDS encoding ABC transporter substrate-binding protein: MRYSTKTQLLTGSAIVAAGLLFSSNAMAQNVTIAFSASELGATAYNPVAASNLNTATSLIYDRLVEQDADQSYHPHLATAWEETPDGMAWTFTLLDGVTFHDDTPFNAEAVQTWIASYAGTENEYLVEAIGSVDVIDDLTVRFNMDRPEPNLLYNLASAFMGIPSPTAYAELGDDFGVTAAIGTGPYELQSFEIGLETVLVRNEDYTWGSDLSENTGPGHIETFTFREIPDQSTAFLELRTGGIDLLLGVPTDFLAILEAEANIQVIQMPGTGISYMPINVTAPPFDDILVRQATGMAIDQDSIVAAVYGGVGAPARNFLISSLPEADVDPSLNVMYDPARAGELLEEAGWTMGDDGVRVKDGERLSVDLFTANSTEFTRLTQVVQAQLAEIGMEATITVFDSSTIRDEYRRNAHQLAVRAYDWNNSDILDWFFSGNRLGYPNVSMWEDEEGQRLNDVAMTESATAAERIANFTAYHEYVLSQHLFVPIYQPTQNIAFNAEAISVPDPVRGSRFRGQSFMDIQIVE, from the coding sequence ATGCGATATTCGACCAAGACCCAGCTTCTTACAGGATCGGCTATCGTAGCAGCCGGTTTGCTATTCTCCTCCAACGCCATGGCGCAGAACGTGACGATCGCGTTTTCCGCAAGCGAGCTTGGCGCGACCGCCTACAACCCCGTCGCCGCAAGCAACCTGAACACCGCCACATCGCTGATCTATGACCGGTTGGTGGAACAGGACGCCGACCAATCCTACCATCCCCACCTTGCCACCGCGTGGGAGGAAACGCCTGACGGCATGGCTTGGACCTTCACCCTGCTCGACGGCGTCACGTTCCATGATGACACGCCCTTCAACGCCGAGGCCGTCCAGACCTGGATCGCGAGCTATGCCGGCACGGAAAACGAATACCTGGTCGAAGCCATCGGCTCAGTCGACGTGATCGACGATCTGACCGTTCGGTTCAACATGGACCGGCCGGAGCCGAACCTGCTCTACAACCTCGCCAGCGCGTTCATGGGCATCCCCTCCCCCACGGCCTATGCCGAGTTGGGTGACGATTTCGGCGTGACCGCTGCCATCGGGACCGGCCCCTACGAATTACAAAGCTTCGAGATCGGGCTGGAAACCGTCCTTGTGCGGAATGAGGATTATACCTGGGGCTCGGACCTGTCGGAAAACACCGGCCCCGGCCATATCGAGACCTTCACTTTCCGCGAGATACCGGATCAATCCACCGCGTTTCTGGAATTGCGCACCGGCGGCATCGACCTGCTTCTGGGCGTGCCGACGGATTTCCTGGCGATCTTGGAGGCCGAGGCGAATATCCAGGTCATTCAGATGCCCGGCACCGGGATCAGCTACATGCCGATCAACGTGACCGCGCCGCCTTTCGACGACATTCTCGTGCGGCAGGCCACCGGAATGGCGATCGACCAGGATTCCATCGTGGCCGCTGTCTATGGCGGTGTCGGCGCACCCGCGCGAAACTTCCTGATCTCCTCCCTGCCCGAGGCCGATGTCGATCCGTCCCTGAATGTCATGTATGACCCCGCCCGCGCGGGAGAGCTGCTGGAAGAGGCGGGTTGGACGATGGGCGACGACGGTGTGCGTGTGAAAGACGGTGAGCGCTTGTCGGTCGACCTGTTCACCGCCAACAGCACGGAGTTCACGCGCCTCACGCAGGTCGTGCAGGCGCAACTGGCCGAGATCGGAATGGAGGCGACGATCACCGTCTTCGACAGCTCCACGATCCGCGACGAATATCGCCGCAACGCCCACCAACTCGCCGTTCGGGCCTATGATTGGAACAATTCCGACATCCTCGACTGGTTCTTCAGCGGCAATCGCCTCGGCTACCCGAACGTGTCGATGTGGGAGGACGAAGAAGGCCAGCGCCTGAACGATGTCGCCATGACCGAAAGCGCCACGGCGGCAGAGCGGATTGCGAATTTCACCGCGTATCACGAGTATGTCCTGAGCCAGCACCTCTTCGTGCCGATCTACCAGCCGACCCAGAACATCGCGTTCAACGCAGAAGCCATCAGCGTGCCCGATCCGGTGCGCGGCTCCCGCTTCCGCGGGCAATCGTTCATGGACATCCAGATCGTCGAATAG